GCCTCCTCGGTGGACACCTCACGATGCCCGCCCGCATTCACCAGATCCAGCTTACAGCCGACCAATGCGAACACCGGCCGATGCGGCTCGATGTGACGCTGCGCCTCCATCATCCAGAGGGGTATATGCTCGAAGCTGGCATGATTCGATATATCATAGACGAGCAGCACGCCAACCGAATTGCGATAGTAGGACTTTGTTATTGAACGGAAACGCTCCTGTCCGGCCGTGTCCCACAGCTGCAGTTTGATCTGTTTGCCGTCCTTCATTTCGATGAGGCGGGCGAAAAAGTCAACGCCCACTGTGGGATCAGATAGctgcaaaaatgcaaatattaatcAAAATCGTGTTTATCAACAagacaaaacaaatgaaatcaaaagaaTGTAGATCATCGACAAGAAAAGGCTTTTTAgcacaaattcaaaaatatgcGCGCGCAGTCCAAGGTTGCCACACTTtctgtcgtcgtcgttgttgttgttgctgctgctgctgctgcgcttgcATTATCAGtaagaaaacacacacacacgcacacacacacacgacacaGCCttactcacacgcacacacacttagagAGGCTGCGGCTGCAACAGACACTTTGTCTTTATTAAtcatttttcgccattttagCCACTTAATTAtgtaattgttattattgcgcACTATTGATACACATATTCAGATTACAATTAAACGCATACCTCCGCAAATTTTCCATCTGTAAAGAATTTCAGCAGCGAACTTTTGCCCACGGTGCTGTCGCCGATGAGTATTAAGCGA
This window of the Drosophila virilis strain 15010-1051.87 chromosome X, Dvir_AGI_RSII-ME, whole genome shotgun sequence genome carries:
- the Rab39 gene encoding ras-related protein rab-39, with protein sequence MVEPIFDYQFRLILIGDSTVGKSSLLKFFTDGKFAELSDPTVGVDFFARLIEMKDGKQIKLQLWDTAGQERFRSITKSYYRNSVGVLLVYDISNHASFEHIPLWMMEAQRHIEPHRPVFALVGCKLDLVNAGGHREVSTEEAQTFAKQHGLHFVETSARTGANVEEAFRMVTQEVYARIRSGEYKAEDGWDGIKSGFARPNSLDFNLVMAEPEKSSCC